From a single Stomoxys calcitrans chromosome 4, idStoCalc2.1, whole genome shotgun sequence genomic region:
- the LOC131996681 gene encoding ATP-binding cassette sub-family F member 2-like encodes MNKKIENNNAEPNDSANNIRDHYRGAKCILCKKHNKTLFKIKSHWLEAIGNNLKISTHTKICIDEFEKCCQRNAKSLQIGAMPKNDFGIMCFHQKKLLSSQSAQEMPIYENDNSHMSQIGTKSVTDDKVLNFYFPSCGTIPPPVIMVQNVSFRYNENTPWIYKNLEFGIDLDTRLALVGPNGAGKSTLLKLLYGDLVPTTGMIRKNSHLRIARYHQHLHELLDLDASPLEYMMRAFPEVKEKEEMRKIIGRYGLTGRQQVCPIRQLSDGQRCRVVFAWLAWQVPHLLLLDEPTNHLDMETIDALADAINDFDGGMVLVSHDFRLINQVAEEIWICENETVTKWKGNILDYKDTLKKKVVSDNESKSKKK; translated from the exons ATAAGAGATCATTATAGAGGGGCAAAGTGCATTTTGTGTAAAAAACACAATAAAACATTGTTTAAAATCAAATCTCATTGGCTTGAAGCCATAGGAAATAATCTTAAAATAAGTACTCATACTAAAATATGTATAGATGAGTTTGAGAAATGTTGCCAAAGAAATGCAAAATCCTTACAGATTGGTGCAATGCCTAAAAATGACTTTGGCATaatgtgttttcatcaaaagaagTTACTAAGCTCACAATCTGCGCAAGAAATGCCTATATATGAAAATGACAATAGTCATATGTCGCAAATAGGCACAAAATCTGTCACCGACGATAAAGTATTGAACTTTTATTTCCCCTCTTGCGGTACTATACCACCACCCGTGATTATGGTGCAAAATGTTAGCTTCCGTTACAATGAAAACACTCCTTGGATCTATAAGAATCTGGAAtttggtatagatttggatacacGTCTGGCTTTGGTGGGTCCCAATG gtGCTGGCAAATCTACCCTGCTGAAATTGCTTTATGGTGATTTGGTGCCCACTACTGGTATGATACGCAAAAACTCCCATTTACGCATAGCCCGTTACCATCAGCATTTGCATGAACTTTTGGATTTGGATGCCAGCCCCTTGGAGTATATGATGCGTGCCTTCCCCGAGGTCAAAGAGAAAGAAGAAATGCGCAAAATTATAGGCAGATATGGCCTAACAGGACGCCAACAGGTGTGTCCCATTAGACAATTGTCCGATGGCCAGCGCTGCAGAGTAGTGTTTGCCTGGCTGGCTTGGCAAGTGCCCCATTTGCTGCTACTCGATGAACCTACCAATCATTTGGACATGGAGACCATTGATGCCTTGGCTGATGCCATCAATGACTTCGATGGTGGTATGGTGTTAGTTTCTCACGATTTCAGATTGATTAATCAG gTGGCCGAGGAAATTTGGATTTGTGAAAATGAAACCGTTACCAAATGGAAGGGCAACATCTTGGACTATAAGGATACCTTAAAGAAGAAGGTCGTTAGCGATAAtgaaagcaaaagcaaaaagaAATAG
- the LOC106085455 gene encoding uncharacterized protein LOC106085455 isoform X3: protein MDKLIWPKEAILEMIAMWKNNECLYNPRNRFYHKKKCRNDVLTEIAERMKAYNIKVGPNQVRNKLQYLRGQFTRELAKARESQNAVNPDDVYVPCTYWFKELDFLLDYVKVRKEKSNFNSLQQHYSQFEEDTYESSQAHESDVSAEEPIKKVKRRHHTPVASCSMKNEEVVVEPEVNVLPHVFSVNKTSSNEKDEAFCNFIKSELQTITNENVRDELVETITLALFEAKKKQRMYAHAAEQYY, encoded by the exons atggataaa TTAATTTGGCCAAAGGAAGCGATTCTGGAAATGATTGCAATGTGGAAAAATAATGAGTGTCTGTACAATCCAAGGAATAGATTTTATCACAAGAAGAAGTGCAGAAATGATGTGTTAACTGAGATAGCAGAAAGGATGAAGGCATATAACATAAAAGTTGGGCCAAACCAGGTAAGG AATAAACTTCAGTATTTGCGTGGACAGTTTACTCGGGAGCTTGCCAAAGCCAGAGAATCTCAAAATGCAGTAAATCCAGATGATGTATATGTCCCATGTACCTACTGGTTCAAGGAGTTAGATTTCTTGCTTGACTATGTAAAAGTAAGAAAAGAAAAGTCCAACTTCAATTCATTG CAACAACACTATTCACAGTTTGAGGAGGACACTTATGAATCATCGCAAGCTCATGAAAGCGATGTATCTGCAGAAGAACCAATTAAAAAAGTCAAACGAAGACATCATACGCCGGTAGCAAGCTGCAGCATGAAAAACGAAGAGGTTGTAGTGGAACCAGAAGTCAATGTCCTGCCACATGTATTCAGTGTCAATAAGACTTCTTCGAATGAAAAGGATGAAGCTTTTTGTAATTTTATCAAATCGGAACTACAAACTATTACTAATGAAAATGTAAGGGATGAATTGGTAGAGACTATCACGTTAGCGCTATTCGAAGCCAAGAAGAAACAACGCATGTATGCCCACGCAGCGGAGCAATATTATTGA
- the LOC106085455 gene encoding uncharacterized protein LOC106085455 isoform X1: MDKVSSFIFLWIIINLLIQLFDLLQLIWPKEAILEMIAMWKNNECLYNPRNRFYHKKKCRNDVLTEIAERMKAYNIKVGPNQVRNKLQYLRGQFTRELAKARESQNAVNPDDVYVPCTYWFKELDFLLDYVKVRKEKSNFNSLQQHYSQFEEDTYESSQAHESDVSAEEPIKKVKRRHHTPVASCSMKNEEVVVEPEVNVLPHVFSVNKTSSNEKDEAFCNFIKSELQTITNENVRDELVETITLALFEAKKKQRMYAHAAEQYY; encoded by the exons atggataaagtgagtagttttatttttttgtggattATTATTAACTTACTAATACAATTATTTGATTTATTGCAGTTAATTTGGCCAAAGGAAGCGATTCTGGAAATGATTGCAATGTGGAAAAATAATGAGTGTCTGTACAATCCAAGGAATAGATTTTATCACAAGAAGAAGTGCAGAAATGATGTGTTAACTGAGATAGCAGAAAGGATGAAGGCATATAACATAAAAGTTGGGCCAAACCAGGTAAGG AATAAACTTCAGTATTTGCGTGGACAGTTTACTCGGGAGCTTGCCAAAGCCAGAGAATCTCAAAATGCAGTAAATCCAGATGATGTATATGTCCCATGTACCTACTGGTTCAAGGAGTTAGATTTCTTGCTTGACTATGTAAAAGTAAGAAAAGAAAAGTCCAACTTCAATTCATTG CAACAACACTATTCACAGTTTGAGGAGGACACTTATGAATCATCGCAAGCTCATGAAAGCGATGTATCTGCAGAAGAACCAATTAAAAAAGTCAAACGAAGACATCATACGCCGGTAGCAAGCTGCAGCATGAAAAACGAAGAGGTTGTAGTGGAACCAGAAGTCAATGTCCTGCCACATGTATTCAGTGTCAATAAGACTTCTTCGAATGAAAAGGATGAAGCTTTTTGTAATTTTATCAAATCGGAACTACAAACTATTACTAATGAAAATGTAAGGGATGAATTGGTAGAGACTATCACGTTAGCGCTATTCGAAGCCAAGAAGAAACAACGCATGTATGCCCACGCAGCGGAGCAATATTATTGA
- the LOC106085455 gene encoding uncharacterized protein LOC106085455 isoform X2, which produces MDKVSSFIFLWIIINLLIQLFDLLQLIWPKEAILEMIAMWKNNECLYNPRNRFYHKKKCRNDVLTEIAERMKAYNIKVGPNQNKLQYLRGQFTRELAKARESQNAVNPDDVYVPCTYWFKELDFLLDYVKVRKEKSNFNSLQQHYSQFEEDTYESSQAHESDVSAEEPIKKVKRRHHTPVASCSMKNEEVVVEPEVNVLPHVFSVNKTSSNEKDEAFCNFIKSELQTITNENVRDELVETITLALFEAKKKQRMYAHAAEQYY; this is translated from the exons atggataaagtgagtagttttatttttttgtggattATTATTAACTTACTAATACAATTATTTGATTTATTGCAGTTAATTTGGCCAAAGGAAGCGATTCTGGAAATGATTGCAATGTGGAAAAATAATGAGTGTCTGTACAATCCAAGGAATAGATTTTATCACAAGAAGAAGTGCAGAAATGATGTGTTAACTGAGATAGCAGAAAGGATGAAGGCATATAACATAAAAGTTGGGCCAAACCAG AATAAACTTCAGTATTTGCGTGGACAGTTTACTCGGGAGCTTGCCAAAGCCAGAGAATCTCAAAATGCAGTAAATCCAGATGATGTATATGTCCCATGTACCTACTGGTTCAAGGAGTTAGATTTCTTGCTTGACTATGTAAAAGTAAGAAAAGAAAAGTCCAACTTCAATTCATTG CAACAACACTATTCACAGTTTGAGGAGGACACTTATGAATCATCGCAAGCTCATGAAAGCGATGTATCTGCAGAAGAACCAATTAAAAAAGTCAAACGAAGACATCATACGCCGGTAGCAAGCTGCAGCATGAAAAACGAAGAGGTTGTAGTGGAACCAGAAGTCAATGTCCTGCCACATGTATTCAGTGTCAATAAGACTTCTTCGAATGAAAAGGATGAAGCTTTTTGTAATTTTATCAAATCGGAACTACAAACTATTACTAATGAAAATGTAAGGGATGAATTGGTAGAGACTATCACGTTAGCGCTATTCGAAGCCAAGAAGAAACAACGCATGTATGCCCACGCAGCGGAGCAATATTATTGA